One genomic segment of Actinopolymorpha sp. NPDC004070 includes these proteins:
- a CDS encoding MASE1 domain-containing protein, giving the protein MSGLTARRLCVAALTILAVAFFYYAGAWLGLRDQLLSRQLTPLWPATGVALVAILLLGDRIWPGIAVGSLLIHLSIGLTLPAAVAIAAGSTLAPLCAAHLLRRTGFRLACDRLRDALALVFLGAFASMTVTATITTGVLVGAHVIPPHDWWITWIISWSSNAMGVLVVAPVLLVARNLRLSGRVSARRAVEAGLLVGGTFAIAAVGTVSPFDLLFLVFPFLFWAAWRFQLAGAAPCVLVSALVVIVAAEDGSGPFAGDSLLATMVTLQAFVGSAALTALLLAAMVAERNHTYVEIEQACLRLADVMSLRDRAARHAESWHRAAPRPPRSPRH; this is encoded by the coding sequence GTGTCTGGGCTCACCGCTCGACGGCTCTGCGTCGCCGCGCTCACCATCCTCGCCGTCGCGTTCTTCTACTACGCCGGCGCCTGGCTGGGCCTGCGTGATCAACTGCTCAGCCGCCAGCTGACTCCCCTGTGGCCGGCGACCGGTGTCGCCCTGGTGGCGATCCTGCTGCTCGGCGACCGGATCTGGCCGGGCATCGCGGTCGGCTCCCTGCTCATCCACCTGTCCATCGGCCTGACTCTTCCGGCGGCTGTGGCGATCGCGGCCGGCAGTACGCTCGCTCCCCTGTGCGCCGCCCACCTGCTGCGCCGGACAGGTTTCCGGCTCGCGTGTGACCGGTTACGCGACGCGCTGGCGCTGGTGTTCCTGGGCGCGTTCGCGTCGATGACCGTGACCGCCACCATCACCACCGGTGTACTCGTCGGCGCGCATGTCATCCCACCGCACGACTGGTGGATCACCTGGATCATCTCGTGGAGCAGCAACGCCATGGGCGTGCTCGTCGTCGCGCCGGTCCTGCTGGTGGCACGCAACCTCAGGTTGTCAGGGAGGGTCAGCGCGCGCCGGGCGGTGGAGGCGGGGCTGCTGGTCGGCGGCACGTTCGCGATCGCCGCGGTGGGCACCGTCAGCCCGTTCGACCTTCTGTTCCTCGTTTTCCCGTTCCTGTTCTGGGCCGCCTGGCGGTTCCAGTTGGCGGGCGCCGCTCCGTGTGTCCTCGTCTCGGCCCTGGTGGTGATAGTGGCCGCGGAGGACGGTTCCGGTCCGTTCGCCGGCGACTCGTTGCTGGCGACGATGGTCACCTTGCAGGCGTTCGTCGGCTCGGCCGCGCTGACGGCACTGTTGCTCGCGGCGATGGTCGCCGAACGCAACCACACCTACGTCGAGATCGAGCAGGCGTGCCTACGGCTGGCGGACGTGATGAGCCTGCGCGACCGTGCGGCCCGGCACGCCGAGAGCTGGCACCGGGCAGCGCCCCGGCCGCCGCGCTCGCCCCGGCACTGA
- a CDS encoding nitroreductase family deazaflavin-dependent oxidoreductase, whose translation MSDIDELKSWNERIIEEFRANDGKVGGPFEGGTLLLLTTLGAKSGKSYVSPLMYLADGDRVLIFGSYAGGPRHPAWYHNLRANPRASVEIGTGTYDVTAEEITGAERDELYARQVAVAPGFGEYEKKTDRTIPVVALRPVGGASFDLG comes from the coding sequence GTGAGCGACATCGACGAGCTGAAGAGCTGGAACGAACGGATCATCGAGGAGTTCCGGGCGAACGACGGGAAGGTCGGCGGGCCGTTCGAGGGCGGGACGCTGTTGCTGCTCACCACGCTCGGCGCGAAGTCGGGGAAGTCGTATGTCTCGCCGCTGATGTACCTCGCCGACGGCGACCGCGTGCTGATCTTCGGGTCGTACGCCGGCGGGCCCAGGCACCCGGCGTGGTACCACAACCTCCGCGCCAACCCGCGTGCCTCGGTCGAGATCGGCACCGGGACCTACGACGTGACCGCCGAGGAGATCACCGGCGCCGAACGCGACGAGCTGTACGCGCGGCAGGTCGCGGTGGCCCCGGGCTTCGGGGAGTACGAGAAGAAGACCGACCGGACCATCCCGGTGGTGGCGCTGCGTCCGGTCGGCGGCGCGAGCTTCGACCTCGGCTGA
- a CDS encoding aminoglycoside phosphotransferase family protein, with the protein MSSVSPPASGQVARLVAGHRGLDGIRRAVTDPFAYGAEPLLAHCLPRGSRLVAPRLLRTRYAPGRELAAYYAFAPGRNQSSPRHLALTWSTQPADLAATAVLEREAEVRGLVEPFERLVAASADGCLTLVIAPIDPAFPRLVRHYESGYVTATAASLAGVRTGADREVRALRYRPGSRHVLRVRTSAEDSAIVKLYRDDTGARTVAVAAAMDALLPAAVPGVRPARSLGYVPADRAAWWSEEPGEALWRRLPDVEAGPLLRTVGRALRVLHDTDPSAFTSSLPPAYVTSAASSAPESFAHLPARGTDAELAATTRAAEHIQGLLPRVGGRLRDVVARIGDGLAARPAESPTLTHGDLTCDNLLTTSDQVRLIDLDRTGFAEPALDLGKFVADLWWWCAELGLPAGPAVTAFVDGYGDCGRDRLARAHGLAVLFHLSLAARRVPVHHPEWAHQVARAVRQAEDAVAGGGKMSGGGTATATPRVPRQRGPSADEAGGPR; encoded by the coding sequence ATGAGCAGCGTCTCCCCGCCCGCCTCGGGCCAGGTCGCCCGGCTGGTCGCCGGTCACCGCGGGCTGGACGGGATCCGGCGGGCGGTCACCGACCCGTTCGCGTACGGAGCGGAACCACTGCTGGCCCACTGCCTGCCGCGCGGGTCCAGGCTGGTCGCTCCACGGCTGTTGCGCACCAGGTACGCGCCCGGACGCGAGCTCGCCGCGTACTACGCGTTCGCGCCGGGCCGCAACCAGTCCAGCCCGCGCCACCTCGCGCTCACCTGGTCGACCCAGCCCGCCGACCTCGCGGCCACCGCCGTACTGGAACGAGAGGCCGAGGTCCGCGGCCTGGTGGAACCGTTCGAACGCCTGGTCGCGGCGTCGGCGGACGGCTGCCTGACCCTGGTCATCGCACCGATCGACCCGGCGTTCCCCCGACTGGTACGCCACTACGAGTCCGGGTACGTGACGGCGACGGCGGCGAGCCTGGCGGGCGTGCGGACGGGGGCGGACCGAGAGGTGCGCGCACTGCGGTACCGCCCCGGCAGCAGGCACGTCCTGCGGGTGCGCACCAGCGCAGAGGACAGCGCCATCGTCAAGCTCTACCGCGACGACACCGGCGCCCGGACCGTCGCGGTGGCCGCAGCGATGGACGCGCTGCTCCCGGCCGCCGTGCCCGGGGTCCGGCCGGCCCGGTCGCTCGGCTACGTCCCGGCCGACCGGGCGGCGTGGTGGTCGGAGGAACCGGGTGAGGCCCTGTGGCGGCGGCTGCCCGACGTGGAGGCGGGCCCGTTGCTGCGGACCGTCGGACGGGCGCTTCGGGTACTGCACGACACCGACCCGTCGGCGTTCACCTCCTCGCTGCCGCCGGCGTACGTCACCTCCGCCGCGAGCTCGGCCCCGGAGTCCTTCGCGCACCTCCCCGCACGCGGGACGGACGCCGAACTCGCCGCGACCACCCGGGCGGCCGAGCACATCCAGGGCCTGCTGCCCCGGGTGGGTGGCCGGCTGCGCGACGTCGTGGCCCGCATCGGGGACGGCCTGGCCGCGCGGCCGGCGGAGTCGCCGACGCTGACCCACGGCGACCTCACCTGCGACAACCTGCTGACTACCTCGGACCAGGTGCGGCTGATCGACCTCGACCGGACCGGGTTCGCCGAACCCGCGCTCGACCTCGGGAAGTTCGTCGCCGACCTGTGGTGGTGGTGCGCCGAACTCGGCCTGCCCGCGGGGCCGGCGGTGACGGCGTTCGTCGACGGGTACGGCGACTGCGGCCGCGACCGGCTCGCCCGCGCGCACGGTCTGGCCGTGCTGTTCCATCTCTCCCTGGCCGCGCGCCGGGTGCCGGTGCACCATCCGGAGTGGGCGCACCAGGTGGCGCGGGCGGTCCGACAGGCCGAGGACGCCGTGGCCGGTGGCGGCAAGATGTCCGGCGGCGGGACTGCAACCGCCACCCCTCGGGTGCCACGTCAGCGCGGTCCGAGCGCCGACGAGGCCGGGGGGCCGCGGTGA
- a CDS encoding putative RNA methyltransferase has product MCGSPLTRAPGVLRCAERHSFDVARQGYVNLLSARSRPPLADSGDMATARAEFLAAGHYAPLAQRLADRVAELSPAETPGAPGGLVVDAGAGTGYYLGAVLDRLPDAAGLAMDASVAGLRRAARSHERVGAVGWDIWQPWPLAAGSASAVLNVFAPRNPAEFARVLRPGGVLAVVTPTAGHLAELRALVAMLEVHEGKLDQLDASLAGEFEPAVRETCTVELTLSPADVRRVLAMGPNAHHLDRGDQRARIAELSARGEPVTATASFVLSFFRRGGEAG; this is encoded by the coding sequence GTGTGCGGGAGTCCACTGACCCGCGCACCGGGCGTTCTGCGCTGCGCGGAGCGGCACAGCTTCGACGTCGCCCGCCAGGGGTACGTCAACCTGCTGAGCGCGCGGTCCCGGCCCCCGCTGGCGGACTCCGGCGACATGGCCACCGCCCGGGCGGAGTTCCTCGCCGCGGGCCACTACGCACCGCTGGCGCAGCGCCTGGCCGACCGCGTGGCGGAGCTTTCGCCTGCTGAGACGCCGGGCGCACCCGGCGGTCTGGTGGTCGACGCCGGCGCCGGGACCGGTTACTACCTCGGTGCCGTGCTCGACCGGCTACCGGACGCCGCCGGTCTCGCCATGGACGCGTCCGTCGCCGGGCTGCGCCGCGCCGCCCGCTCCCACGAGCGAGTGGGCGCGGTCGGCTGGGACATCTGGCAGCCCTGGCCGCTGGCCGCGGGGTCGGCCTCGGCGGTGCTGAACGTGTTCGCACCGCGCAACCCCGCGGAGTTCGCGCGGGTGCTGCGTCCCGGCGGGGTGCTCGCGGTGGTGACGCCCACGGCCGGGCACCTGGCCGAGCTCCGCGCGCTGGTGGCGATGCTGGAGGTGCACGAAGGCAAGCTGGACCAGCTCGACGCGTCGCTGGCCGGGGAGTTCGAACCCGCCGTACGTGAGACCTGCACCGTCGAGCTGACCCTCTCCCCCGCCGACGTACGCCGCGTCCTCGCGATGGGGCCGAACGCACACCACCTCGACCGCGGCGACCAGCGCGCCCGGATCGCCGAGCTGAGCGCACGGGGCGAGCCGGTGACCGCCACCGCGTCGTTCGTGCTGTCGTTCTTCCGACGCGGTGGCGAAGCCGGATAG
- a CDS encoding aminoglycoside phosphotransferase family protein, translating to MTARGAEPSATGPAGLGPAGLDPALPLLAETMATARGTPGWTLHDASWTPGHRCVLTYRVPAGSANSPADPIAADAPNSPNSPADQNFPASSAGESTFVVWEVTPLGADRRDFRADPDLPGLARAADPGVVSDLLSTRLETGPGLSCVVEPVRYRPGRQGVLRYRLTTGSGEPRILYARVGAAAADPSAQEVPAALADVPDRPLLPALVARWPEYAALVHEAAGGRPLSVVLRDDGVPARVRVRLAYRLGTLLARVHLHSTHAPTRSGTDVLRDVTRSLPAAEHADPDVARRLASVLDRLGAWVPASGHPVLGAGDLAPGLVLADRNRLTLLDLPGPARTAAEADLGSVLARVLWQWLGHPDQRPVLETAGRAVVAGYERRAGRVDPEALVWWRSLRLAAFALGRYTRLDTASWSRMAGLTDCLDRLVSALPTRVAAPLAAHLLDRRAVDQALRPYLARVAAEPAAVEVTAARLVHHLPGRRTVVRYTVRGLVPGGGPAEVVGKLFAQPFRAVLAETNLRALADGPFKTGPLRVPEPLPAPVERGLVLYRHCAGTPLNQLDGEAAVAGVRAAARWLARLHGCDVVLPHRLDFAAETARCRRWAGVLADLEPDLHALAWRLADTWALAAETAQSGAAGGDVPAHLPSHAPIHRDFHAAHVLVGESVTVLDLDDALMGDPAFDVAHFCACLEAGADPARAAALRRAFLHEYAAAASRPYAGRTALFGAYAWLRIARNLALGNGPLPPTGGRGRVRAAARALQRGLACLDG from the coding sequence GTGACCGCCCGCGGTGCGGAGCCGTCCGCGACGGGGCCGGCCGGGCTCGGGCCGGCCGGGCTCGACCCGGCGCTGCCGTTGCTGGCCGAGACGATGGCCACGGCACGCGGTACGCCGGGCTGGACCCTGCACGACGCGTCCTGGACGCCCGGACACCGCTGCGTGCTCACCTATCGCGTGCCAGCCGGATCCGCGAACTCCCCGGCCGACCCGATCGCCGCGGACGCCCCGAACTCCCCGAACTCCCCGGCCGACCAGAACTTCCCGGCCTCTTCGGCCGGGGAAAGCACGTTCGTGGTGTGGGAGGTGACGCCGCTCGGCGCGGATCGCCGCGACTTCCGCGCCGACCCGGACCTGCCCGGACTCGCCCGGGCCGCCGACCCCGGCGTGGTGAGCGACCTGCTGTCGACCCGCCTGGAGACCGGCCCCGGGCTCTCGTGCGTGGTGGAGCCGGTGCGCTACCGGCCCGGTCGGCAGGGCGTGCTGCGCTACCGGCTGACCACCGGGTCCGGCGAGCCGCGGATCCTGTACGCCCGGGTGGGTGCCGCCGCCGCCGACCCGTCGGCGCAGGAGGTGCCGGCGGCGCTGGCCGACGTGCCGGACCGCCCGCTGCTGCCCGCACTGGTGGCCCGATGGCCGGAGTACGCCGCACTGGTGCACGAGGCCGCCGGCGGGCGACCCCTGTCCGTCGTACTCCGCGACGACGGTGTTCCCGCCCGGGTGAGGGTACGGCTGGCGTACCGGCTCGGAACCCTGCTGGCCCGGGTGCACCTGCACTCCACGCACGCTCCCACCCGGTCCGGCACCGACGTCCTGCGGGACGTCACGAGGTCGCTGCCCGCCGCGGAGCACGCAGACCCGGACGTGGCCCGGCGCCTCGCGAGCGTTCTGGACCGGCTCGGTGCCTGGGTACCCGCGAGCGGTCACCCGGTCCTCGGCGCCGGCGACCTCGCGCCCGGCCTCGTCCTCGCCGACCGCAACCGGCTGACCCTGCTGGACCTGCCCGGTCCGGCTCGCACTGCGGCCGAGGCCGACCTGGGCAGCGTGCTGGCGCGGGTGTTGTGGCAGTGGCTCGGCCACCCCGACCAGCGGCCGGTGCTGGAGACGGCCGGCCGTGCGGTCGTCGCGGGGTACGAGCGGCGCGCCGGCCGGGTCGATCCGGAGGCGCTGGTGTGGTGGCGGAGCCTGCGGCTGGCGGCGTTCGCGCTCGGCCGCTACACCCGGCTGGACACCGCGAGCTGGAGCCGGATGGCGGGGCTGACCGACTGCCTGGACCGGCTGGTCTCGGCGCTACCCACCCGCGTCGCCGCGCCGCTGGCCGCGCACCTGCTGGACCGGCGGGCGGTCGACCAGGCGCTTCGGCCGTACCTTGCGAGGGTCGCCGCCGAGCCGGCCGCGGTGGAGGTGACCGCGGCCCGGCTGGTCCACCACCTTCCCGGCCGCCGCACAGTCGTGCGCTACACCGTGCGCGGGCTGGTGCCCGGGGGCGGCCCGGCCGAGGTGGTGGGCAAGCTGTTCGCCCAGCCGTTCCGCGCTGTGCTCGCCGAGACCAACCTGCGGGCGCTCGCCGACGGGCCGTTCAAGACCGGGCCGCTGCGGGTGCCCGAACCCCTGCCGGCACCGGTCGAGCGCGGCCTGGTCCTCTACCGGCACTGCGCCGGGACGCCGCTGAACCAGTTGGACGGGGAGGCCGCAGTCGCGGGAGTACGCGCCGCGGCCCGCTGGCTGGCCCGGCTGCACGGCTGCGACGTCGTACTGCCGCACCGGCTCGACTTCGCGGCCGAGACCGCCCGCTGCCGGCGGTGGGCCGGGGTGCTCGCCGACCTCGAGCCGGACCTGCACGCACTCGCCTGGCGGCTCGCCGACACCTGGGCGCTCGCGGCGGAGACCGCGCAGTCGGGTGCGGCCGGCGGCGACGTGCCGGCACACCTGCCGAGTCACGCGCCGATCCACCGGGATTTCCACGCAGCACACGTGCTGGTGGGGGAGTCGGTGACCGTGCTGGACCTGGACGACGCCCTGATGGGTGACCCGGCGTTCGACGTGGCGCACTTCTGCGCCTGTCTCGAGGCCGGCGCCGACCCGGCCCGGGCGGCCGCGCTGCGCCGGGCGTTCCTGCACGAGTACGCCGCCGCGGCCAGCCGCCCCTACGCCGGCCGCACCGCGTTGTTCGGCGCGTACGCCTGGCTGCGCATCGCCCGGAACCTCGCCCTCGGAAACGGGCCGCTGCCGCCCACCGGCGGGCGGGGACGCGTCCGTGCGGCGGCCCGGGCCCTGCAGCGCGGCCTGGCCTGCCTGGACGGCTGA